Genomic window (Rossellomorea aquimaris):
CGGCTCAATAATTCGAAAGAGAAAGCTAACCCCAAGAAAGTCCTTGGTTCCATTATAAATAGAAGGGGACGGACCTCCTTCTTAACATCTAGAGGTCCGTCCCTCAATCATTTCCCTTCGTTTAAATATTCTTCATTATTCCAATCCATCACGAACATATGACCGGGGGCATGGGTCATCATGAAGGGGATCTTTGCATGAAGGGCCACTGCTTGAGGGGTCACGCCGCAAGCCCAAAACATCGGGGTTTCTCCCTCCTTGATGCCGACAAAGTCACCATAATCGGGGCGGGTGATGTCCCCGATGCCGATTTCAGTCGGGTCACCGATATGGACAGGAGCCCCGTGCATTTTAGGAAATAATGAGGTGATATCCGCTGCTTTTTGTACCAGATGATTCGGGACCGGTCTCATGGAAACGACCATTGGACCTTGAAACACGCCGGCTTTTTCCGTCTCGATATTCGTCTTATACATGGCAACATTCTTATTCTTCTCGATATGCCGCAAAGGGATCTCTCCCTTGATCAGCTGACTTTCAAATGTAAAGCTGCACCCGATGAGAAAAGTGACGAAATCATCTCGCCAAACATCATCGATCCGCGTTTTCTTTTCTACCAATTGACCATGTTCATACACGTGATAGAGAGGGATATCGGTTCTGATGTCGGAGCCTTTCCCATAGATCGATTCGAATTCACCGGCCTCCAGCACTTCGACAATCGGGCAGGATTTGGGATTCCGGGTGGTAAATAGTAAAAAGTCAAAGGCGTACTCCTTAGGCAGGACGACTAAATTGGTCTGTACATAATCCTGGCAAACACCGGACGTGTGGGATTGGTGTTCCCCGTGTCGTATGCGGTTTCTTAATTCTGACGGTAACATGGTTCAGCTTCCTTTCTTTGTTGATCGAATTTTCTCTATTCTAACACAGGAAGTTTCTCCATATTGAAGACGCTTCCTGTAAAGGCCTAATTCTCCCGATTTCTCTTAATCAAATAAATCACAAAAAAACCAAGGAATATCCCTGCACTATAGGTAAGGATAAACGAAAAATCCTGCTTTCCAATCAGGAACAGTCCGAGAAAGACGACGATTCCGACCAGTATAGAAAAATACCAGCGGTGCATGATGATCACCTCATTCACTAAAAGGAATTTCCAAATACATCCATAAACGTACTATACCCGGATGATAGATTCTTAATCATTTGTATGTCTTTCCTTGTGTTCATTTGGGTAAGAGCACAATTCCCCGAAACTTGCATAGGATATCTTGGTAAAAATCTGAAGGGAATGAGCAGCATGTACAATGTTCCGATGACGTACCCAAACCAGCCTTATGCGAGTCCAAACCCCATGTCAAGAATCGGGGAGGAAGCGAATCATCCGATTGCTGAAATCCTTTTCGACGGGATCAGGGGAAAAGCAGCAACAGCCGAGCTGTACAGCCGTTTAGCCCATGCCGCTCCTAATCAATACCACCAGCATGAACTTCTACGACTGATGGAAGACGAACAGCGTCACTGGTGGCAACTGACCAATCTATATACTTCGCTTACGGGAAATCAGCCCGTTTATCAGGTGGAGAGTGTTCCGTTTTATTCTTACCGTGAGGGACTGCAGAGGGGATATGAAGCGGAATTGGCAGATTACGAACAGTTCCGGATCGGATGCCTGCAGGCCAAGCATCAACCTGTGTATGAGGTCCTCGCGAATGCGTGTAAGGATGAATGGGAGCATGCGAGGCGATTGAGTGTGTTGGGAGCGGATGAGGACAGCCGGATGCCATCCATGGACTATGGTCCAGCACCGTTTGTCGTGAATATCGACGAGGCAACGGTTCAAAATGACACGTTCCGCACCGCGATTTGGACGGGAGAGCATCTGCAGGTAACCTTGATGAGCATTGATCCGGGAGAGGATATTGGGTTGGAGAACCATCCGAACCTGGATCAATTCCTGCGCCTGGAGCAAGGACAGGGAATCGTCCGGATGGGAGATCGGCAGGATAATTTAACCTTTGAGAGAGAAGTGAAGGAAGACTTTGCGATCATGATCCCGGCAGGTACGTGGCATAATTTGATTAATACTGGTGATACACCGATTAAGCTCTATTCTATTTATGCTCCGCCTCAGCATCCTCGGGGCACGGTCCATGTGACGAAGGCGGATGCGGAGGCTGCAGAAGCAGGTCGTGGGTATTATTTTAGGGAATAGGGATTCATATTGAGAAAATTGGTTGTGCATTATTTACAATCAACAGATCGAAGACGGGGAGTTTTACGGAAGAATGGTCGTTGAGGGCACAAAAACGCATTGAACTCATGATGAGTCCAATGCGTTTTTGTTTGGCTAGATTTTTTCCCCGTCCGGATAATCACAATACTCAATGATCGTACCTTCCGTATCTGCGGGATTCAAATAAATTAATCTTCTTCCATGCTTGTTGATACGGAGACTATCCTCCAATATGCGGATCCCCTTTTGCTTCAGCTCCTCGAGAGCGGCATCGAGGTCATCCACTCGATAGGCAATGTGATGGACGCCCTTGCCTTTTTGCTTGATGAACCGTGCGATCGGCGAAGTATCATTATTCGTTGGCGCAAGTAATTCCGTTCTGGCGCCCTCCACCTCCATGATCGCAATTTCGCTTTCGACACCCTTGGCATCGCTTCTGTAGCGGTCGATCAGCTTTGCCCCGAGGACATTCTCGTAGAAGCGGATGGTGTCTTCTATGTTTCTGACAGCCACTCCGATATGGTCGATTGTCTTTTTCATTTTCATTCTCCTAAAGTCTGAATCAGTGTAGGTGCTATCTTATCATATCTTTTTGGTGACGTGAAAGAATCGGTTCGTCCCTGTGCTTTTTATTCGAAGTTTCAATTAGTAGTCAACTGTGATTTTTCGACAACAGGATCATAAAATTGGAAAAGAGGTTCATAAATTGAAATTCCGGTTCATAAATCATGAAATCTGGTTCATAAAGTCGGGGAGAGTGGGATTTATTAAACGATTGACCTTCAATCATCCTTCTTAGCCCCGTCAGTCGCACCATCAAATCGGAAAATGATACAAATGGATCCCGTTTCTTGCCAAAAACAGATAGGAATCCTTAAATCAGCTCCAATTTGCGTCATCACCCATACAAAATTAAACGGAAAACGGTCCCGAAGTGGGGATACCGACATCAAAAGAAGCTAACAACCTATACTATGGGTCGTTAGCTTCTTTAAAAAAATTTCAGCGTCCACCGCTGTCCCTCGACTCGCTTCTCCGCTTCACCAAATAGTAAGCCGTAATCCAGGAAGTAACCGGTATTGCGAGGGCGACACCGATTCCCGCTGATCCTATGAAGATCATTTCGGAACTGAATACTTTGGAATTCACAATTTCCCCGATTGTGTAGGAAAGATCTTTGAACCAGATCAGCAGTCCCATATAGCCTCCGAAGAAAGCAAAGAACAGCGTATTTGTACTGGTTCCGAGGATATCCCTGCCAATGCTCAGCCCGGAGGAAAATAAATCCTTTTGGCTGATGGCGGGGTTGTGATAAGCGATTTCACGCATGGGCGAAGAAATGGAGATGGATAAATCAATGATGGCGCCAAGGGTACTCATTATGATCATGGAAG
Coding sequences:
- a CDS encoding putative hydro-lyase, whose translation is MLPSELRNRIRHGEHQSHTSGVCQDYVQTNLVVLPKEYAFDFLLFTTRNPKSCPIVEVLEAGEFESIYGKGSDIRTDIPLYHVYEHGQLVEKKTRIDDVWRDDFVTFLIGCSFTFESQLIKGEIPLRHIEKNKNVAMYKTNIETEKAGVFQGPMVVSMRPVPNHLVQKAADITSLFPKMHGAPVHIGDPTEIGIGDITRPDYGDFVGIKEGETPMFWACGVTPQAVALHAKIPFMMTHAPGHMFVMDWNNEEYLNEGK
- a CDS encoding cupin domain-containing protein, with protein sequence MYNVPMTYPNQPYASPNPMSRIGEEANHPIAEILFDGIRGKAATAELYSRLAHAAPNQYHQHELLRLMEDEQRHWWQLTNLYTSLTGNQPVYQVESVPFYSYREGLQRGYEAELADYEQFRIGCLQAKHQPVYEVLANACKDEWEHARRLSVLGADEDSRMPSMDYGPAPFVVNIDEATVQNDTFRTAIWTGEHLQVTLMSIDPGEDIGLENHPNLDQFLRLEQGQGIVRMGDRQDNLTFEREVKEDFAIMIPAGTWHNLINTGDTPIKLYSIYAPPQHPRGTVHVTKADAEAAEAGRGYYFRE
- the mce gene encoding methylmalonyl-CoA epimerase; this translates as MKKTIDHIGVAVRNIEDTIRFYENVLGAKLIDRYRSDAKGVESEIAIMEVEGARTELLAPTNNDTSPIARFIKQKGKGVHHIAYRVDDLDAALEELKQKGIRILEDSLRINKHGRRLIYLNPADTEGTIIEYCDYPDGEKI
- a CDS encoding YibE/F family protein, which produces MTVQLYLAAILFILMITIGGKKGARSFVALFLNFGVLLFTIILMNDPNLNPIILTLIACTLISCISLFFISEINIKTVTAFLSTIITTGLLLFFILMLTDQAMIQGFSEEETEEIGALSLFVGVDFVKIGASMIIMSTLGAIIDLSISISSPMREIAYHNPAISQKDLFSSGLSIGRDILGTSTNTLFFAFFGGYMGLLIWFKDLSYTIGEIVNSKVFSSEMIFIGSAGIGVALAIPVTSWITAYYLVKRRSESRDSGGR